In the genome of Rhodoferax sp. BAB1, one region contains:
- a CDS encoding type II toxin-antitoxin system RelE/ParE family toxin: MAESLYRVELTASFLERLDSIEAFLTEADAAFAFDALLDELRTTVFPNLRRFPRIGRRYLDHPPQSAEALTQLASLPAGAPVALRVYLHGDYLMLYAASEADTTVYLLSIRHHRQLSFDFARLWPGG, from the coding sequence GTGGCTGAGTCCCTGTACCGGGTCGAGTTGACCGCCAGCTTCCTGGAACGCCTGGACAGCATCGAGGCGTTTCTGACGGAAGCCGACGCCGCCTTTGCCTTCGATGCCCTGCTGGACGAGCTGCGGACCACGGTTTTTCCCAATCTGCGCCGCTTTCCGCGCATCGGCCGGCGCTACCTGGACCACCCGCCCCAATCCGCCGAGGCGCTGACCCAACTGGCCTCGCTGCCGGCCGGCGCTCCTGTCGCGCTGCGGGTCTACCTGCATGGCGACTACCTGATGCTCTATGCGGCCTCGGAAGCCGACACCACCGTATATCTTCTGTCCATCCGGCACCACCGCCAGCTTTCGTTTGACTTTGCAAGGCTGTGGCCCGGAGGCTAA
- a CDS encoding CysB family HTH-type transcriptional regulator, whose protein sequence is MNLHQFRFVQEAARHGLNLTEAAKALHTSQPGVSKAIIELEEELGIDIFARHGKRLKRITEPGQQVLQSIELIMREVGNLKRIGEQYSAQDSGTLSIATTHTQARYVLPEPVAKLRAAWPKVNLSLHQGNPDQVARMLIDEIAEVGIATESLANYDELVTLPCYEWEHVLVLPASHPLAARERLSLEDLAAEPLITYHPTFTGRTRIDHAFAQRKLEPRIVLEAIDSDVITTYVKLGMGLGLVAEMAVRNLPAQASGDELVVRPLGQLFGKNVTRVAFKKGAYLRNFVYEFAQLLSDRLQRDLVARVMRGEHTDYEL, encoded by the coding sequence ATGAACCTGCACCAATTCCGCTTCGTCCAGGAGGCCGCGCGCCACGGCCTGAACCTGACCGAGGCGGCCAAGGCCCTGCACACCTCGCAGCCGGGCGTGTCCAAGGCCATCATCGAACTGGAAGAAGAGCTGGGCATCGACATCTTTGCCCGCCACGGCAAGCGCCTCAAGCGCATCACCGAGCCGGGGCAGCAGGTGCTCCAAAGCATCGAACTCATCATGCGCGAGGTGGGCAACCTCAAACGCATCGGCGAACAGTACAGCGCGCAGGACAGCGGCACCCTGTCGATTGCCACCACCCATACCCAGGCGCGTTACGTGCTGCCCGAGCCCGTGGCCAAACTGCGCGCGGCCTGGCCCAAGGTCAACCTCTCGCTGCACCAGGGCAACCCGGACCAGGTGGCGCGCATGCTGATCGACGAGATCGCCGAAGTCGGCATCGCCACCGAGTCGCTGGCCAACTACGACGAGCTCGTCACCCTGCCCTGCTACGAATGGGAACACGTGCTGGTGCTGCCGGCCAGCCACCCGCTGGCGGCCAGGGAGAGGCTGAGCCTGGAAGACCTGGCTGCCGAGCCGCTCATCACCTACCACCCCACCTTCACCGGCCGCACGCGCATTGACCACGCCTTTGCCCAGCGCAAGCTGGAGCCGCGCATCGTGCTCGAAGCCATCGACTCGGACGTGATCACCACCTACGTCAAGCTGGGCATGGGCCTGGGCCTGGTGGCCGAGATGGCCGTGCGCAACCTGCCGGCCCAGGCCAGCGGTGACGAACTGGTGGTCCGCCCGCTGGGCCAGCTCTTCGGCAAGAACGTCACACGCGTGGCCTTCAAGAAAGGCGCCTACCTGCGCAACTTCGTCTACGAATTCGCCCAGTTGCTCAGCGACCGCCTGCAGCGCGACCTGGTGGCGCGTGTCATGCGCGGCGAGCATACAGATTACGAGCTTTGA
- a CDS encoding MarR family winged helix-turn-helix transcriptional regulator — protein sequence MTNPLRQPRRLDDLLNFQLHMLQAVSGAPIVRLLEGRHGITRREWRLLALLADRGPLSPSTLAEQGQLDRARTSRSIGMLVAKQLALRETLASDPRRAQVSLTAAGRRLYDEVFPEIAAINAQLVSALDDATVDALATAIERLKAKAQELNLALATDIKAGRGQGGSRRKLQQRGAA from the coding sequence GTGACGAACCCGCTACGCCAACCTCGCCGGCTCGATGATCTGCTGAACTTCCAGCTGCACATGCTGCAGGCCGTGAGCGGCGCGCCCATCGTGCGCCTGCTGGAAGGCCGCCATGGCATCACCCGGCGCGAATGGCGCCTGCTGGCGCTGCTGGCCGATCGCGGGCCGCTGTCGCCCTCCACGCTGGCCGAACAGGGGCAGCTGGACCGGGCGCGGACTTCGCGCTCCATCGGCATGCTGGTCGCCAAGCAGCTGGCCCTGCGCGAAACCCTGGCCAGCGATCCGCGTCGCGCACAGGTCAGCCTGACGGCGGCCGGGCGGCGGCTCTACGACGAGGTGTTTCCCGAGATTGCGGCCATCAATGCGCAGCTCGTGTCGGCGCTGGACGACGCCACCGTCGATGCGCTGGCGACGGCCATCGAACGCCTGAAGGCCAAGGCGCAGGAACTGAACCTGGCGCTGGCCACCGACATCAAGGCCGGTCGCGGGCAAGGCGGCTCGCGGCGCAAGCTGCAACAGCGCGGGGCGGCATAA
- a CDS encoding tripartite tricarboxylate transporter substrate binding protein encodes MHPRRTLFARAGLLALSVLCAPLVSAQTGAIKIVVGFPAGATSDALARVVGEAMARRLNQPVVIENKTGAGGQIANQMVKLAPADGNTLLMTPVATMSIFPHSYAGRLQYDPFKDFAPVAHLSNFQLGLGVGPGVPARTLAEYVAWVKSNPEKNGFYGSAAPGSLPHFFGVMFGKTAGIKLQHVPYRGTAGAMQALASGEIAALSTVAADIQALVQGKRATLLAVAGEKRSPQFPSVPTFREQGYDLVATPWYALFAPAGTPAATVQRLAKAAIEAVQDPAVAQRLADMGVEPTGYAPEKLAEIMKADYERWGPPIRESGFKPGE; translated from the coding sequence ATGCATCCACGCCGTACGCTCTTCGCCAGGGCAGGCCTGCTGGCCCTGTCCGTGCTGTGCGCCCCGCTGGTTTCGGCCCAGACCGGCGCGATCAAGATCGTCGTGGGCTTTCCGGCCGGCGCCACCTCGGACGCGCTGGCGCGGGTGGTGGGCGAAGCCATGGCCAGGCGGCTGAACCAGCCCGTGGTCATCGAAAACAAGACCGGCGCCGGAGGGCAGATCGCCAACCAGATGGTCAAGCTGGCGCCCGCCGATGGCAACACCCTGCTCATGACACCGGTGGCCACCATGTCCATCTTCCCGCACAGTTACGCGGGCCGACTTCAATACGACCCCTTCAAGGACTTTGCCCCGGTGGCGCACCTGAGCAACTTCCAGCTGGGCCTGGGCGTGGGCCCGGGCGTGCCGGCGCGCACGCTGGCGGAGTACGTGGCCTGGGTCAAATCCAACCCCGAGAAAAACGGTTTCTACGGCTCGGCCGCGCCGGGCAGCCTGCCGCACTTCTTCGGCGTGATGTTCGGCAAGACCGCCGGCATCAAGCTGCAGCACGTGCCCTACCGCGGCACCGCGGGTGCCATGCAGGCATTGGCCAGCGGCGAGATCGCCGCGCTGTCCACCGTGGCGGCCGACATCCAGGCCCTGGTGCAGGGCAAGCGCGCCACCCTGCTGGCCGTTGCCGGCGAGAAGCGTAGCCCGCAGTTCCCCAGCGTGCCGACCTTCCGCGAGCAGGGCTACGACCTGGTGGCCACGCCCTGGTACGCGCTGTTTGCGCCGGCCGGCACACCGGCCGCCACCGTGCAGCGCCTGGCCAAGGCCGCCATCGAGGCGGTGCAGGACCCGGCGGTGGCACAACGCCTCGCGGACATGGGCGTGGAGCCCACGGGTTATGCGCCCGAGAAGCTGGCCGAGATCATGAAGGCCGACTACGAGCGCTGGGGACCGCCCATCCGCGAGTCGGGGTTCAAGCCCGGGGAATGA
- a CDS encoding type II toxin-antitoxin system Phd/YefM family antitoxin, whose product MGIATNDVVPFTLARSNLSLLADQAKAGAEKIITKNGESYVALIDADRLDYYHRLERERIHLLLLDDAKRGLDDIAAGRTYEADAALAQLQKRRAASAKTAKPAARKRG is encoded by the coding sequence ATGGGAATTGCCACCAACGATGTCGTGCCCTTCACCCTGGCGCGATCCAATCTTTCGCTCCTGGCCGACCAGGCCAAGGCCGGTGCCGAGAAGATCATCACCAAAAACGGTGAAAGCTACGTCGCGCTGATCGACGCCGACCGGCTGGACTACTACCACCGCCTGGAACGCGAACGCATCCACCTGCTGCTGCTGGATGATGCCAAGCGCGGCCTGGACGACATCGCCGCCGGCCGCACCTATGAAGCGGATGCCGCCCTGGCCCAGCTGCAAAAACGCCGTGCCGCCAGCGCCAAGACAGCGAAGCCTGCCGCCAGAAAGCGTGGCTGA
- a CDS encoding DMT family transporter, with the protein MDLTRHRAGRLDPTVQGLLWSVAAGLCFVLLNTMTRYLTTQIPPLQSQFLRYLCGVIVLLPLVLRSGMAAWMPQNIRGQFVRGFVHTTGLAIWFTAIPHISLADTTAIGFTTPIFIMLGAWIFLREPMRWERWLAALLGFGGVLIVVGPGLTASGGYYSLVMLSSAPMFAASFLISKALTRYESAGVIVLWQSITVTILSLPLALLNWQPVSAAQWAGYMLCGLLGSGAHYLLMRSYAVAEISATQSVKFLDLVWAALLGWLVFADVPTSHSLIGGTIIAGATLWIARREARRGT; encoded by the coding sequence ATGGACCTGACGCGGCACCGCGCCGGCCGGCTGGACCCTACGGTGCAGGGCCTGCTCTGGTCCGTGGCGGCCGGGCTGTGTTTCGTGCTGCTCAACACCATGACGCGTTACCTCACCACGCAGATCCCGCCGCTGCAGTCGCAGTTCCTGCGTTACCTCTGCGGGGTCATCGTGTTGCTGCCCCTGGTGCTGCGCAGCGGCATGGCGGCCTGGATGCCCCAGAACATACGCGGGCAGTTCGTGCGCGGTTTCGTCCACACCACGGGCCTGGCCATCTGGTTCACGGCCATCCCGCATATCTCGCTGGCGGACACCACGGCCATTGGTTTCACCACGCCCATCTTCATCATGCTGGGCGCCTGGATCTTCCTGCGCGAGCCCATGCGCTGGGAGCGCTGGCTGGCCGCGCTGCTGGGTTTCGGCGGCGTGCTCATCGTGGTGGGCCCCGGCCTCACGGCCAGCGGCGGTTATTACAGCCTGGTCATGCTGTCCTCGGCGCCCATGTTCGCGGCCTCCTTCCTGATCAGCAAGGCGCTCACGCGCTACGAGTCGGCCGGGGTCATCGTGCTCTGGCAGTCCATCACAGTGACGATCCTGAGCCTGCCCCTGGCCCTGCTCAACTGGCAGCCCGTCTCGGCGGCACAGTGGGCCGGCTACATGCTCTGCGGCCTGCTGGGCAGCGGCGCGCATTACCTGCTCATGCGCTCCTACGCCGTGGCCGAGATCTCGGCCACCCAGTCCGTCAAGTTCCTGGACCTGGTCTGGGCCGCGCTGCTGGGCTGGCTGGTGTTTGCCGATGTGCCCACCAGCCACTCGCTGATCGGCGGCACCATCATCGCGGGCGCCACGCTGTGGATCGCGCGGCGCGAAGCGCGCCGGGGTACCTGA
- a CDS encoding isoprenylcysteine carboxylmethyltransferase family protein — protein sequence MNERQRLWLGSGLVLLQFGLLAVLALLAWPAAQTGAVPLAAWAAAAGALLLFGWTLRANRLGNFNIHPRPRVGGTLVTSGPYAWIRHPMYTAFLLGTFALARTADGGAAWLAWWALSLVLWFKSTLEERWMLAQHPGYAHYREQTKRFVPWVY from the coding sequence ATGAACGAACGTCAACGCCTGTGGCTCGGTTCGGGGCTGGTGCTCCTGCAGTTCGGCCTGCTGGCCGTGCTGGCCCTGCTGGCCTGGCCTGCCGCGCAGACCGGGGCCGTTCCGCTGGCCGCCTGGGCCGCGGCCGCGGGGGCCTTGCTGCTCTTCGGCTGGACCCTGCGCGCCAACCGCCTGGGCAACTTCAACATCCACCCCCGCCCGCGCGTGGGCGGCACCCTGGTCACCAGCGGCCCCTACGCCTGGATCCGCCACCCCATGTACACCGCCTTCCTGCTCGGCACCTTTGCGCTGGCGCGCACCGCCGACGGCGGTGCGGCCTGGCTGGCCTGGTGGGCGCTCTCGCTGGTGCTGTGGTTCAAGTCCACGCTGGAAGAGCGCTGGATGCTGGCGCAGCACCCGGGGTATGCGCATTACCGGGAGCAGACCAAGCGGTTTGTGCCGTGGGTCTACTGA
- a CDS encoding anti-sigma factor domain-containing protein, which produces MNWYRNPSAIEPLAAAYVAGTLRGRARQRFEAVMRHQPALVAAVNDWTERLAPLHRALPAQAPGAELWSRIAKATGTAPAAVAPSWWRRLLAPAPAGALVLGLLMGTLVPVMWQAYGDYQRDMELPASYVGVLATAQGQPGLIISSLRRGKVVDIKQVTPVAVPPGQTLYLWRIDKAGAVEPVGPLPNGNFTHLALSDTAEQVFLPAVELAVSLEPVGAQPGAPTQPFVYRGLCGKLWR; this is translated from the coding sequence ATGAACTGGTACCGGAACCCATCGGCTATCGAACCACTGGCCGCGGCCTATGTGGCGGGCACCCTGCGCGGGAGGGCGCGCCAGCGCTTCGAGGCCGTCATGCGGCACCAGCCGGCCCTGGTGGCCGCGGTGAATGACTGGACGGAACGTCTGGCGCCGCTGCACCGTGCCTTGCCGGCCCAGGCGCCCGGCGCGGAACTGTGGAGCCGCATCGCGAAGGCGACCGGCACCGCCCCGGCGGCCGTGGCGCCTTCCTGGTGGCGTCGCCTGCTGGCCCCGGCGCCCGCGGGGGCCCTGGTCCTGGGCTTGTTGATGGGCACCCTGGTGCCGGTCATGTGGCAGGCCTACGGCGACTACCAGCGCGATATGGAATTGCCGGCCAGTTATGTGGGCGTGCTGGCTACCGCGCAGGGGCAGCCGGGCCTGATCATTTCCAGCCTGCGGCGTGGCAAGGTGGTCGACATCAAGCAGGTGACGCCGGTGGCCGTGCCGCCGGGGCAGACGCTGTACCTGTGGCGCATCGACAAGGCGGGCGCGGTGGAGCCGGTGGGGCCGCTGCCCAATGGCAACTTCACCCACCTGGCGCTGAGCGACACCGCCGAGCAGGTGTTTTTGCCGGCGGTGGAGCTGGCGGTGTCGCTGGAGCCCGTGGGGGCCCAACCCGGCGCACCCACGCAGCCCTTTGTCTACCGCGGGCTGTGCGGCAAGCTCTGGCGCTGA
- a CDS encoding GFA family protein, with the protein MLKTYRGSCHCGAVQFEAELDLTQSTYRCNCSICRRTRFWPAVAREEGFRLLAGEGELTRYLFNTRKNEHYFCKHCGVRAFGIGTETPIGKMYGVNLGCIDELDDEALSRLPITYVDGRADCWGSAPAFCSHL; encoded by the coding sequence ATGCTGAAAACCTACCGCGGAAGTTGCCACTGCGGTGCCGTCCAATTTGAGGCCGAGCTGGACCTGACGCAAAGCACCTACCGTTGCAACTGCTCGATCTGCCGGCGCACGCGCTTCTGGCCGGCGGTGGCGCGCGAGGAGGGTTTCCGCCTGCTGGCTGGCGAAGGCGAGCTCACGCGGTACCTCTTCAACACGCGCAAGAACGAGCACTACTTCTGCAAACACTGCGGCGTGCGCGCCTTCGGCATCGGCACGGAGACGCCCATCGGCAAGATGTACGGCGTGAACCTGGGCTGCATCGACGAACTGGACGACGAGGCGCTCTCACGCCTGCCCATCACCTATGTGGACGGCCGGGCGGACTGCTGGGGCAGCGCACCGGCTTTCTGCAGCCATCTCTGA
- a CDS encoding pyridoxal phosphate-dependent aminotransferase, with protein MTIRTPALKSRLPNVGTTIFTVMSALATEKGAVNLGQGFPDFEGDPRLVDAVTQAMKNGLNQYPPMTGVPALREAIAKKNQAIYGHTYDANTEITITAGATQAILTIILAIVHPGDEVIVLEPCYDSYVPNIELAGGVVVRVPLTPGSFRPDFSKIAAAITPRTRAILINSPHNPSGMVWTKEEMLQLQELLDPTDILVISDEVYEHMVFDGKQHESAARFPALAARSFIVSSFGKTYHVTGWKVGYVAAPAPLAAEFRKVHQFNVFTVNTPVQHGLAAYMADPKPYLELPAFYQRKRDLFREGLKKTRFKMLPGQGTYFQCVDISAVSDLNEAEFCKWLTTEIGVAAIPLSAFYGNGFDQKVVRFCFAKKDETLNTALERLARL; from the coding sequence ATGACCATCAGAACACCCGCCCTCAAGAGCCGCCTGCCCAATGTAGGCACCACCATCTTCACCGTCATGTCCGCCCTGGCCACCGAAAAGGGCGCTGTGAACCTGGGCCAGGGTTTCCCTGATTTCGAGGGCGACCCGCGCCTGGTGGACGCCGTGACCCAGGCCATGAAAAACGGCCTGAACCAGTACCCGCCCATGACGGGTGTGCCCGCCCTGCGTGAGGCCATCGCCAAAAAGAACCAGGCGATCTACGGCCACACGTATGACGCCAATACCGAGATCACCATCACCGCCGGCGCCACCCAGGCCATCCTCACCATCATCCTGGCCATCGTGCACCCGGGCGACGAGGTCATCGTGCTGGAGCCCTGCTACGACAGCTACGTGCCCAATATCGAGCTGGCCGGCGGCGTGGTGGTGCGCGTGCCGCTCACCCCCGGCAGCTTCCGCCCCGATTTCAGCAAGATCGCCGCCGCCATCACGCCCAGGACGCGTGCCATCCTCATCAACAGCCCGCACAACCCCAGCGGCATGGTGTGGACGAAAGAGGAAATGCTGCAGTTGCAGGAACTGCTGGACCCGACCGACATCCTGGTCATCAGCGACGAGGTCTACGAGCACATGGTGTTCGACGGCAAGCAGCACGAGAGCGCCGCGCGTTTCCCCGCCCTGGCCGCGCGCAGTTTCATCGTCAGCAGCTTCGGCAAGACCTACCACGTCACGGGCTGGAAGGTGGGCTACGTGGCCGCGCCCGCGCCGCTGGCGGCCGAGTTCCGCAAGGTGCACCAGTTCAACGTCTTCACCGTCAACACCCCGGTGCAGCACGGCCTGGCCGCCTACATGGCCGACCCGAAACCTTATCTGGAACTACCCGCCTTCTACCAGCGCAAGCGCGACCTCTTCCGCGAAGGCCTGAAGAAAACGCGCTTCAAGATGCTGCCCGGCCAGGGCACCTATTTCCAGTGCGTGGACATCTCGGCCGTGAGCGACCTGAACGAAGCGGAGTTCTGCAAGTGGCTCACCACCGAGATCGGCGTGGCCGCCATTCCGCTCTCGGCCTTCTACGGCAACGGCTTCGACCAGAAGGTCGTGCGCTTCTGTTTTGCCAAGAAGGACGAGACGCTGAATACCGCGCTGGAGCGCCTGGCCCGCCTGTAA
- a CDS encoding sigma-70 family RNA polymerase sigma factor translates to MDDREEVGALLARIALRDARAFEALYRLVASRLMAVALRVTQERAMAEDVLQEVFVTVWNQSAAAAPGQRLTLAWLCVVTRNRAIDLLRKRKPELPLHWQDENGDEQVHDLQDESGSPMDQLLTHEDGAQLAHCMEALEPEPRRALLLAFYDGLTHPEIALRMQRPLGTVKAWTRRSLMRLKGCMEALA, encoded by the coding sequence ATGGATGACCGTGAAGAAGTAGGCGCGCTGCTGGCGCGCATTGCCCTGCGCGATGCCCGGGCGTTTGAAGCCCTCTACCGCCTGGTCGCCAGCCGGCTGATGGCGGTGGCCTTGCGCGTGACGCAGGAACGCGCCATGGCCGAGGATGTGCTGCAGGAGGTTTTCGTCACGGTCTGGAATCAATCCGCGGCGGCGGCGCCCGGGCAGCGCCTGACGCTGGCCTGGCTGTGCGTGGTGACCCGCAACCGGGCGATCGATCTGCTGCGCAAACGCAAACCCGAGTTGCCGCTGCACTGGCAGGACGAGAACGGCGACGAGCAGGTGCACGACCTGCAGGACGAAAGCGGCTCTCCCATGGATCAGCTGCTGACGCATGAAGACGGGGCGCAACTGGCGCATTGCATGGAGGCCCTGGAGCCCGAACCCCGGCGGGCGCTGCTGCTGGCTTTTTACGATGGTTTGACCCACCCCGAGATTGCCCTGCGCATGCAGCGGCCCCTGGGGACCGTCAAGGCCTGGACACGGCGCAGCCTGATGCGCCTCAAAGGCTGCATGGAGGCTCTGGCATGA
- a CDS encoding HAD domain-containing protein — MVLFLDFDGVLHPKGAGQTHFTRLPLLELFLRQNDLAPTRIVITSTWREAYSLPRLRSFFSPDIAARIAGVTPKLEDYSSEYERGEEVEAWLAGLPLVPWVALDDEAENYAPRLRKRLVQCDGRLGLLETDLEKMRGILVVAS, encoded by the coding sequence ATGGTTCTATTCCTCGACTTCGACGGCGTGTTGCACCCCAAAGGAGCAGGGCAAACGCACTTTACGCGGCTGCCGCTTCTTGAGTTGTTTCTGCGCCAGAACGATCTGGCACCAACGCGTATCGTGATCACGTCAACTTGGCGGGAAGCGTACAGCCTCCCCAGGTTGCGCAGCTTCTTTTCCCCTGATATTGCGGCGCGGATTGCGGGTGTCACGCCAAAGCTTGAAGACTACTCAAGCGAATACGAGCGCGGCGAAGAGGTTGAGGCGTGGCTGGCAGGCCTACCGCTCGTACCCTGGGTTGCCCTGGATGACGAAGCGGAGAACTACGCACCACGGCTGAGAAAACGCTTGGTGCAGTGTGACGGTCGCCTGGGACTTCTCGAAACAGACCTGGAGAAGATGCGTGGCATTTTGGTCGTCGCGTCTTGA
- a CDS encoding TolC family protein yields the protein MKKLSIFLALQGLCLLAMAQPQPPADPLQALLPPAHQVQDVVLRSPATRAALAQRDGQLRRADITESGPAEFTARLSQQNRHVSDPAERYSETQLSLERPVRWWGKAGLDADQAGASRTSARLAYADAIHETSRELLQLWVEALRAGMRQDNAQTNLTLAQELDRLAATRLRLGEISQLDASLAQAELQRAQAALDQARGAQSAAVARLTRTYPGITLAQPPLPDPAWLQTRLEALPTLPELRQQYLERNHQLNLWRSEAARLRLLAQRTDRDQWPDPTLGIYTANERAGAERVIGVSISVPISGKVRQNHALAAAADAQTAEDRVQQLEQSLGADIEARYNSLQHLARAAISVDTAALTQQLAAEKSRRAYTLGEHTMTELIQNRRLAAEQLTSARLAQLEVLEGLALIELDLHRIWDFDE from the coding sequence ATGAAGAAACTATCGATCTTCCTCGCGCTGCAGGGTCTGTGCCTGCTCGCCATGGCACAACCCCAGCCGCCTGCCGACCCGCTGCAGGCGTTGCTGCCACCCGCACACCAGGTGCAGGACGTCGTGCTGCGCAGCCCGGCCACGCGTGCCGCCCTGGCCCAACGCGACGGCCAGCTGCGCCGCGCCGACATCACCGAAAGCGGCCCCGCCGAGTTCACCGCGCGCCTGAGCCAGCAAAACCGCCACGTGTCCGATCCGGCAGAGCGTTACTCGGAAACCCAGCTCAGCCTGGAGCGCCCCGTGCGCTGGTGGGGCAAGGCCGGGCTGGATGCGGACCAGGCCGGCGCCAGCCGCACCTCGGCGCGGCTGGCCTATGCCGATGCCATCCACGAAACCAGCCGCGAACTGCTGCAACTGTGGGTCGAAGCCCTGCGCGCCGGCATGCGCCAGGACAACGCCCAGACCAACCTCACCCTCGCCCAGGAACTGGACCGCCTGGCGGCGACACGCCTGCGCTTGGGCGAGATCTCGCAGCTCGACGCCAGCCTGGCGCAGGCCGAACTGCAGCGCGCCCAGGCGGCACTCGACCAGGCACGCGGGGCCCAGTCAGCCGCGGTGGCACGGCTCACGCGCACCTATCCAGGCATCACGCTGGCACAGCCCCCGCTGCCCGATCCGGCCTGGCTGCAAACCCGGCTGGAAGCGCTGCCCACCCTGCCGGAACTGCGGCAACAGTACCTGGAACGCAACCACCAGCTCAATCTGTGGCGCAGCGAAGCGGCACGCCTGCGCCTGTTGGCACAACGCACGGACCGCGACCAGTGGCCCGACCCCACCCTGGGCATCTACACCGCCAACGAGCGCGCCGGTGCCGAGCGCGTCATCGGCGTGTCCATCAGCGTGCCCATCTCGGGCAAGGTGCGCCAGAACCACGCCCTGGCCGCCGCGGCCGACGCCCAGACCGCAGAAGACCGGGTGCAGCAGCTGGAACAAAGCCTGGGGGCCGACATCGAGGCGCGGTACAACAGCCTGCAACACCTGGCCCGTGCGGCCATCAGCGTCGACACGGCCGCCTTGACCCAGCAGCTGGCGGCCGAAAAATCGCGCAGGGCCTATACCCTGGGTGAGCACACCATGACCGAACTCATCCAGAACCGCCGCCTCGCGGCCGAGCAGCTCACCAGCGCCCGGCTGGCGCAGCTGGAGGTGCTCGAAGGCCTGGCGCTGATCGAGCTGGACCTGCACCGGATATGGGACTTCGATGAATAA
- a CDS encoding (2Fe-2S)-binding protein has product MDRRQFVETCSTSVACLTAAVALPSFAADAKPKTYARVLLTNEFGDPIKASQLQAQTNYVFHYPFEATPVFLLKLDKPAAPQPLATRAKDSYVWPGGVGPQRNLVAFSAICAHQLVYPTQQVSFISFRKSKAKKGVADNLIHCCAEHSQYDPAQGARVLNGPAEQPLCAVLLEHDAKADTLTAYATLGGELFDEFFRKYEFKLSLDVGPKAKNAVAGKAAVRELEKFCRNPIQC; this is encoded by the coding sequence ATGGACCGTCGCCAGTTCGTCGAGACCTGTTCCACCAGCGTGGCCTGCCTCACGGCGGCCGTGGCCCTGCCCAGCTTCGCGGCCGACGCCAAACCCAAGACCTACGCCCGCGTGCTGCTCACCAACGAGTTCGGCGACCCGATCAAGGCCAGCCAGCTCCAGGCCCAGACCAACTACGTCTTCCACTACCCCTTCGAGGCCACGCCGGTGTTCCTGCTCAAGCTGGACAAACCCGCCGCTCCGCAGCCGCTGGCTACCCGGGCCAAGGACAGCTACGTCTGGCCCGGCGGCGTGGGGCCGCAACGCAACCTCGTGGCCTTCAGCGCCATCTGTGCGCATCAGCTGGTCTACCCCACGCAGCAGGTGAGCTTCATCAGCTTTCGCAAGAGCAAGGCCAAGAAGGGCGTGGCCGACAACCTGATCCACTGCTGCGCCGAACACAGCCAGTACGACCCGGCCCAGGGCGCGCGCGTGCTGAACGGCCCGGCCGAGCAGCCCCTGTGCGCCGTGCTGCTGGAGCATGATGCGAAGGCCGACACGCTGACGGCTTATGCCACGCTGGGTGGTGAACTGTTCGACGAGTTCTTCCGCAAGTACGAGTTCAAGCTCAGCCTGGACGTGGGGCCCAAGGCGAAGAACGCTGTGGCCGGCAAGGCCGCGGTGCGGGAGCTGGAGAAGTTCTGCCGCAACCCGATCCAGTGCTGA